A stretch of the Deltaproteobacteria bacterium genome encodes the following:
- a CDS encoding alpha-ketoacid dehydrogenase subunit beta yields MARINMVQAINLALRQEMEKDKDVVLIGEDVGKDGGVFRISEGLMEKFPDRVFDTPLAESGIIGTAIGMAVYGLKPVVEIQFMGFIYAGIEQLFSHASRIRSRSRGRYTCPLVVRTPYGLGIKPPELHSESTEALLCHMPGIKVVVPSSPYNAKGLLISAIRDPDPVIFLEPTRLYRLIKEEVPETEYTIPIGKAKVVQEGKDITVIAWGSMLHKVLESIEGFDAEVIDLMTLRPYDEDTILNSVKKTGRVVIVHEATRNCGFGAELSAFIAEEAMLHLKAPIIRVTGLDAVIPMARLEDYYAPSKEKVIKALKKVMEY; encoded by the coding sequence ATGGCAAGAATAAATATGGTTCAGGCCATAAACCTTGCCTTACGGCAGGAGATGGAGAAGGACAAGGATGTTGTCCTCATCGGTGAGGATGTGGGCAAGGATGGCGGGGTCTTTAGAATATCCGAGGGCCTTATGGAAAAATTCCCTGACAGGGTATTTGATACGCCGCTTGCAGAGTCCGGCATTATCGGCACAGCCATAGGCATGGCAGTATACGGCCTGAAGCCTGTTGTAGAGATACAGTTTATGGGATTTATATACGCAGGCATTGAACAGCTCTTTTCTCATGCCTCAAGGATTCGCTCCCGCTCAAGGGGGCGCTACACATGCCCGCTGGTTGTGAGAACGCCTTATGGTCTTGGTATCAAACCTCCCGAACTCCATTCAGAATCCACAGAAGCCCTGCTCTGCCACATGCCGGGGATAAAGGTTGTTGTGCCAAGCTCTCCATATAATGCAAAGGGCCTTCTCATATCAGCCATAAGAGACCCTGATCCGGTGATATTCCTTGAGCCGACAAGATTATACAGGCTCATAAAAGAAGAGGTTCCTGAGACTGAATACACAATACCCATTGGCAAGGCAAAGGTTGTGCAGGAAGGCAAGGATATTACAGTAATCGCATGGGGGAGCATGTTACACAAGGTTCTGGAAAGCATAGAGGGATTTGACGCAGAGGTAATTGACTTAATGACATTAAGGCCTTATGATGAGGATACAATTTTAAATTCAGTTAAAAAGACCGGAAGGGTTGTTATTGTGCATGAGGCAACGAGAAACTGCGGTTTTGGCGCTGAACTTTCTGCATTTATAGCAGAAGAGGCAATGCTCCATTTAAAGGCGCCAATAATAAGGGTTACCGGCCTTGACGCAGTAATCCCGATGGCAAGACTTGAGGATTATTACGCGCCTTCAAAGGAGAAGGTTATAAAGGCGTTAAAGAAAGTGATGGAGTATTGA
- a CDS encoding universal stress protein produces MFKNILIPQDGSNHSRTALSYGIWLARKFDAKVIGLYVVDVVVMEGPFLHDLSGSLGFEPFLNFSTKMREILENKGKGILKEFRETCEREKVAYDGAQGFGIVTNTICERAKLADIVIMGRRGVNIQFEYGLLGSTTEGVVRKSPRPVIIVSDEYKEPSNPLFAYDGSFTASRAMHSAAEFVKTLKLPLTVLTVSRDGNGEALLKEAKEYFKPYNIQPQFISVKGDTPQEIVRYYKENNHDILFMGVTSHSRIVEMVLGSTTEYVMRNVNGPVFLGR; encoded by the coding sequence ATGTTCAAGAATATTCTCATACCGCAGGACGGTTCAAATCACAGCAGGACGGCGCTTTCTTACGGAATCTGGCTTGCCAGGAAATTTGACGCCAAGGTAATCGGCCTCTATGTTGTTGATGTTGTTGTAATGGAAGGCCCTTTCCTTCACGACCTTTCGGGCTCTCTTGGCTTTGAACCTTTCTTAAATTTCTCAACAAAGATGAGAGAGATATTGGAAAATAAGGGCAAGGGTATTTTAAAGGAATTCAGGGAAACCTGCGAGCGTGAAAAGGTGGCTTATGACGGCGCGCAGGGATTTGGAATAGTTACAAATACGATATGCGAAAGGGCGAAACTTGCGGATATTGTCATAATGGGCCGCAGGGGGGTAAACATCCAGTTTGAATATGGCCTTCTCGGCTCAACTACTGAGGGCGTAGTAAGGAAATCTCCAAGGCCTGTAATTATTGTCTCTGATGAATATAAGGAGCCGTCGAACCCGCTCTTTGCATACGACGGGAGTTTTACGGCAAGCCGCGCCATGCATTCCGCCGCTGAATTTGTAAAGACATTGAAACTTCCGTTAACAGTTTTAACGGTTTCAAGGGATGGGAACGGTGAAGCCCTTTTGAAAGAGGCAAAAGAATATTTCAAGCCTTATAATATCCAGCCTCAATTTATCTCGGTTAAAGGAGACACTCCGCAGGAAATAGTTAGATATTATAAGGAAAATAACCACGACATACTGTTCATGGGCGTAACCAGCCATTCAAGAATTGTAGAGATGGTTCTTGGAAGCACCACCGAATATGTGATGAGAAACGTTAACGGTCCTGTATTTTTAGGGAGATAA
- the pdhA gene encoding pyruvate dehydrogenase (acetyl-transferring) E1 component subunit alpha → MPENIIERFEVKELKILDEKGNADAALLPNLSDNDLKKIFELFILSRQFDQRALQLHAEGRLGTYASILGQEASQIGSAYALEKTDWVFPSFREMGVYITLGYPIWMLFQYWTGDERGMKTPDDLSIFPVSVPVGTHMIHAVGTAFAAKIKGHRIATAAYFGDGGSSKGDFHESLNIAGVYKLPVVFICQNNQWAISLPREKQTAAKTIAQKAYSYGFEGIQVDGNDVFAVYKATKDALEKAKAGKGPTLIECFTYRMADHTTADDASRYRSKEDVERWKDKDPLLRLKLYMEKKRLWTQVYEDDVKKKVIEFVDGEIKKEEAAGLPDKKDIISFTYKELSQRQIKELKLWQE, encoded by the coding sequence ATGCCGGAAAATATAATAGAAAGATTTGAAGTAAAAGAACTTAAGATACTTGATGAAAAGGGTAATGCAGATGCCGCCCTCCTTCCCAATCTTTCCGATAATGACCTCAAAAAAATATTTGAACTCTTCATCCTTTCAAGGCAATTTGACCAGCGCGCGCTCCAGCTTCACGCAGAGGGAAGGCTTGGCACATACGCATCCATCCTCGGCCAGGAGGCATCACAGATAGGCAGCGCCTATGCCCTTGAAAAAACAGACTGGGTATTCCCGTCTTTCAGGGAGATGGGGGTGTATATCACACTGGGGTATCCGATCTGGATGCTTTTTCAATACTGGACAGGCGATGAAAGGGGTATGAAGACCCCCGACGATTTAAGCATATTTCCCGTATCTGTTCCTGTTGGCACCCATATGATCCATGCTGTTGGCACAGCCTTTGCCGCAAAGATAAAAGGGCACAGAATAGCAACAGCGGCATATTTCGGCGACGGCGGCTCGTCAAAGGGCGATTTTCACGAAAGTCTTAATATTGCAGGCGTGTATAAACTTCCTGTTGTGTTTATATGCCAGAATAACCAGTGGGCAATATCACTTCCCCGCGAAAAGCAGACAGCAGCAAAAACAATAGCTCAAAAGGCCTATTCCTACGGCTTTGAAGGCATACAGGTGGACGGCAATGATGTGTTTGCGGTTTACAAGGCAACAAAGGACGCCCTTGAAAAGGCAAAGGCAGGTAAAGGCCCAACACTTATAGAGTGTTTTACATATAGGATGGCCGACCATACAACTGCTGATGATGCGTCAAGATACCGTTCAAAAGAGGATGTGGAAAGATGGAAAGATAAAGACCCGCTCCTGAGGCTTAAACTGTATATGGAAAAAAAGAGGCTCTGGACTCAGGTTTATGAAGATGATGTGAAAAAAAAGGTAATAGAGTTTGTGGATGGCGAGATAAAGAAAGAAGAGGCCGCGGGTTTGCCGGACAAGAAGGATATAATAAGTTTTACATATAAAGAACTTTCACAGAGACAGATAAAGGAATTAAAACTATGGCAAGAATAA
- the hypD gene encoding hydrogenase formation protein HypD: MVIESVYRDKTIVENLVKKIKEAPLKRPVKIMHVCGTHENVISRFGLRGLLPDNVDVIAGPGCPVCVCPGHDIEFAVELALEKEAVIATFGDMIRVPSSAGSLSDAGTQGADIRVVYGPFDALKIARENPLKEVVLFAVGFETTACGVASLVQSGIPDNLSILVSHRLIPPSMEFLLGVGDICINGFLIPGHVTTVMGLKQYRLFPEAYRMPTVAAGFEPVDVLMAVLAIIRQINKGTAKCENVYQRAVQDNGNPKAQMAIKEVFDVVPAYWRGIGKIPRSGLRLKERYKMRDARYRFDIKTKEGGLDINPGCSCHLIMIGKIKPTECPLFGNTCVPDAPYGPCMVSMDGTCRVWYQYKRQVSNSP; the protein is encoded by the coding sequence ATGGTTATAGAATCCGTATACAGAGACAAGACCATTGTCGAGAATCTTGTTAAAAAGATCAAAGAAGCGCCTTTAAAGCGCCCTGTCAAGATAATGCATGTATGCGGAACGCATGAGAATGTCATAAGCCGTTTTGGATTAAGGGGATTGCTGCCGGATAATGTGGATGTGATTGCAGGGCCGGGCTGTCCCGTGTGCGTATGCCCAGGGCATGATATAGAATTCGCAGTTGAACTTGCTTTGGAGAAAGAGGCCGTAATTGCCACATTCGGGGATATGATTAGAGTTCCATCATCGGCAGGTTCTCTCTCTGATGCCGGAACGCAGGGCGCTGATATACGGGTTGTATATGGACCGTTTGACGCCTTAAAGATTGCCAGAGAAAATCCTTTAAAAGAAGTTGTTTTGTTTGCAGTAGGTTTTGAAACCACTGCCTGCGGTGTGGCAAGCCTTGTTCAGTCCGGTATTCCTGATAACTTAAGCATACTTGTTTCCCACCGCCTTATACCCCCTTCTATGGAGTTTCTGTTAGGAGTCGGCGACATCTGCATAAACGGTTTTCTGATACCCGGACATGTAACCACAGTAATGGGTCTTAAGCAGTATAGGCTTTTTCCAGAGGCATACAGGATGCCCACAGTGGCAGCAGGTTTCGAGCCTGTTGATGTGCTTATGGCTGTGCTGGCAATAATCAGGCAGATAAACAAAGGAACTGCAAAATGCGAAAATGTGTATCAAAGGGCTGTGCAGGATAACGGGAATCCAAAGGCGCAAATGGCGATAAAAGAGGTTTTTGATGTTGTGCCTGCATACTGGCGCGGCATCGGAAAAATACCAAGGTCAGGGCTGAGATTGAAAGAAAGATACAAGATGCGCGATGCACGATACAGATTTGATATCAAAACAAAAGAAGGGGGGTTGGATATAAACCCCGGCTGCTCTTGCCACCTTATAATGATTGGAAAGATAAAACCAACAGAGTGCCCGCTTTTCGGAAACACCTGCGTTCCGGATGCTCCTTATGGGCCGTGTATGGTGTCTATGGATGGAACGTGCAGGGTGTGGTATCAATACAAAAGACAGGTGTCCAACTCGCCTTGA
- a CDS encoding DUF362 domain-containing protein encodes MASIFFKPKKKMKPRIPSDLFTEGDKALVAVAGGGTVKEMIREAVSLIGGFERLNIKGKTVLVKPNCVSGEKNPATTNPEVVKAAVEILYEQGAKKVYVGDMSALATLSTVRNMKRNGIKKAAEDAGAEVIVFEDYDWVEVELPGALYIDKAYVTEWIYNVDIIINLPVIKTHRSASYTITLKNFIGCTHLKQRPYLVDSSHWEELISEFNIAYRPDLNIVDGTVSMIEGGPWEGTSADTNLIIASGARVAADIIGLGIIKSFGKWKMVAEKDVWEQKQIKRAIELGIGRGKDKIKFISGSGDKKFRELMERVRRETGF; translated from the coding sequence ATGGCAAGTATATTTTTTAAACCAAAAAAGAAGATGAAGCCAAGAATACCGTCTGACCTTTTTACAGAAGGGGATAAAGCGCTTGTCGCCGTTGCAGGCGGCGGTACAGTAAAGGAGATGATAAGGGAGGCTGTGTCCCTCATCGGCGGTTTTGAAAGGCTTAATATCAAAGGCAAGACAGTCCTTGTAAAACCCAATTGCGTATCAGGGGAGAAAAATCCGGCGACAACAAATCCAGAGGTTGTAAAGGCAGCAGTAGAAATCCTTTATGAACAAGGGGCAAAGAAGGTCTATGTTGGCGACATGTCTGCCCTTGCCACCCTTTCCACTGTAAGAAATATGAAACGAAACGGGATAAAGAAGGCGGCGGAGGATGCAGGCGCAGAGGTTATTGTGTTTGAGGATTATGACTGGGTTGAGGTGGAACTGCCGGGCGCTTTGTATATTGATAAGGCGTATGTTACAGAATGGATTTACAATGTGGACATTATAATAAATCTGCCTGTCATAAAGACACACAGGTCTGCAAGCTACACCATCACGTTAAAAAACTTCATCGGATGCACCCACCTGAAACAAAGGCCGTATCTTGTAGACTCCAGCCATTGGGAGGAGCTTATATCGGAATTTAACATTGCCTATCGTCCTGATTTAAATATTGTTGACGGCACTGTCTCCATGATAGAGGGCGGGCCGTGGGAAGGGACGTCGGCAGATACAAATCTCATAATAGCAAGCGGAGCCCGTGTTGCAGCGGATATAATTGGCCTTGGCATAATAAAATCCTTCGGCAAATGGAAGATGGTTGCAGAAAAGGATGTCTGGGAGCAGAAGCAGATAAAAAGGGCAATAGAACTTGGAATTGGCAGAGGCAAGGATAAGATAAAGTTTATTTCAGGTTCAGGAGATAAAAAATTTAGGGAGTTGATGGAGCGGGTGAGGAGAGAGACGGGTTTTTAA
- the rfaE2 gene encoding D-glycero-beta-D-manno-heptose 1-phosphate adenylyltransferase, whose product MAKNKLVALRTLKKHIGSARKKGKIIVFTNGCFDIIHAGHVRYLNKAKSLGDILIAGLNSDISVKKIKGEKRPIVPQKERAEVLSGLEAVDYVVIFNEPTPIKLIKAVLPDVLVKGADWAGHAIVGADVVKKAGGRIARIKLVKGRSTTNIIKKILELHQ is encoded by the coding sequence ATGGCTAAAAACAAGCTTGTTGCCCTGCGAACATTAAAGAAACATATTGGCAGCGCCAGAAAAAAAGGTAAAATTATTGTCTTCACAAACGGCTGTTTCGATATTATTCACGCAGGACATGTCCGTTACCTTAATAAAGCAAAATCGCTTGGCGATATACTCATAGCAGGATTAAACAGCGACATATCTGTAAAAAAGATAAAAGGCGAAAAAAGGCCTATTGTGCCGCAAAAGGAAAGGGCAGAGGTTTTATCAGGCCTTGAGGCAGTTGATTATGTGGTTATCTTTAATGAGCCGACACCCATAAAACTTATAAAGGCTGTTCTGCCGGATGTCCTTGTAAAGGGCGCAGACTGGGCAGGCCATGCAATTGTAGGCGCTGATGTGGTAAAAAAGGCCGGCGGCAGGATTGCAAGGATAAAATTAGTAAAGGGGAGGTCAACAACAAATATAATAAAAAAGATTTTGGAACTTCACCAATGA
- a CDS encoding DUF3467 domain-containing protein, producing MADAKQAAKDVKVELQIDDDIAQGMYTNLAAINHSENEFVFDFIFLQPQSPKAKVRSRVILSAKHAKRFLNALQDNIRRYENNFGKIEEIKGPAIDTSFMH from the coding sequence ATGGCAGACGCAAAACAAGCGGCAAAAGATGTTAAGGTAGAGCTTCAGATAGATGACGACATTGCCCAGGGCATGTATACAAACCTGGCAGCGATAAATCACAGCGAAAATGAATTTGTCTTTGACTTTATCTTTCTCCAGCCGCAGTCGCCAAAGGCAAAGGTAAGGTCAAGGGTAATACTCAGCGCAAAGCACGCAAAGAGGTTCTTAAACGCATTGCAGGATAATATCCGCAGATACGAAAATAATTTCGGGAAGATAGAGGAAATTAAAGGCCCTGCAATAGATACCAGTTTCATGCATTAA
- the ligA gene encoding NAD-dependent DNA ligase LigA has product MPNPIKDIKKEVDKLRDEINFHNYRYYVLDSPVVSDAEYDKLMRGLIELEAKYPELITTESPTQRVGAKPSEAFGTVKHTMAMLSIENSFSIEETKKFDASVRKELGINHEIEYVVEPKIDGLAVELIYENGVFTTGSTRGDGYTGEDITQNLKTIRSIPMRLLTSPSASHSPLRAPFRLEVRGEVFLSIKAFKKINKELEERGEVLFANARNAAAGSLRQLDSKITALRPLDIFCYGIGTVKGVQFTTHFETLNALKAFGLKINPLVKICNGIDEAIDYHSQMEEKRDGLPYGVDGIVIKVNNLELQERLGVRTRYPKWVLAYKFKAREGTTRIKDIIADVGRTGALTPVAVMEPVEIGDITGSVTITRATLHNQDEIDRKDVRIGDTVVVARAGDVIPEVVMVIKEKRTGKEKTYTIPHECPSCHSKIERIGKIHYCTGGLSCPAQIKETIKHFVSKRAMDIEGLGDKHIEQFVDDGLIMDVADLYYIKKSDLLKLERWAEKSADNLIDAIEKSKTPTLPRLIYGLGIRQVGEHMAHVLAEEFGTLEAIMEADKDRLLSVRDIGPETAESIYDFFQEPHNRKVIEKLKKAGVVVSQMKMRVPSGRGKLSGKTFLFTGALESFSRDKAKELVEKHGGKVAAGISKGVDYVVVGTEPGSKYDEAKKKGLKIITEEEFKKIVD; this is encoded by the coding sequence ATGCCAAACCCCATAAAAGATATTAAGAAAGAGGTTGATAAACTGCGGGATGAGATAAATTTCCACAACTACCGTTACTATGTGCTGGACAGCCCTGTAGTCTCCGATGCTGAGTATGACAAGCTTATGCGGGGGCTTATTGAGCTTGAGGCAAAATATCCTGAACTTATCACCACTGAGTCCCCTACCCAACGAGTCGGCGCAAAACCTTCGGAAGCATTCGGAACAGTTAAACATACCATGGCTATGCTTTCTATAGAAAATTCCTTCAGTATTGAAGAGACGAAAAAATTTGACGCCAGTGTAAGAAAAGAGCTTGGAATAAACCATGAAATTGAATATGTCGTAGAGCCAAAGATAGACGGACTTGCTGTGGAACTTATCTACGAAAACGGTGTGTTTACAACAGGTTCTACAAGGGGCGATGGATACACGGGTGAAGATATAACACAGAACCTTAAGACAATAAGGAGTATACCAATGAGGCTTCTTACATCCCCCAGCGCCAGCCACTCGCCGCTAAGGGCTCCATTTCGCCTTGAGGTGCGCGGGGAGGTTTTTCTCTCCATCAAGGCGTTTAAAAAGATTAATAAAGAACTGGAAGAAAGGGGTGAAGTTCTGTTTGCAAACGCGAGAAACGCCGCTGCAGGGTCATTGAGGCAATTGGATTCAAAGATAACGGCTTTAAGGCCGCTCGACATATTCTGCTATGGCATCGGCACTGTTAAGGGGGTTCAATTTACCACCCATTTTGAAACACTTAATGCTTTAAAGGCTTTCGGCTTAAAAATCAACCCTCTTGTAAAAATATGTAACGGTATTGACGAGGCAATAGATTATCACAGCCAGATGGAAGAAAAGCGGGACGGTTTGCCATATGGCGTTGACGGAATAGTCATTAAGGTAAATAATCTTGAACTTCAGGAAAGGCTCGGCGTTCGGACAAGATACCCCAAATGGGTGCTTGCCTATAAATTTAAGGCGCGGGAAGGAACAACAAGGATAAAAGATATTATTGCCGACGTAGGCAGGACAGGCGCATTAACGCCTGTTGCTGTTATGGAACCTGTGGAGATCGGAGATATAACGGGAAGTGTAACTATAACGAGGGCGACGCTTCATAATCAGGATGAGATAGATAGAAAAGATGTGCGAATCGGCGATACGGTTGTTGTGGCGAGGGCAGGCGATGTTATACCTGAAGTTGTAATGGTCATAAAGGAAAAAAGGACGGGTAAGGAGAAAACCTATACAATCCCTCATGAATGTCCGTCCTGTCATTCTAAGATTGAGCGGATTGGCAAGATACACTATTGCACAGGCGGCCTTTCCTGTCCCGCGCAGATAAAAGAGACTATAAAGCACTTTGTGTCAAAGAGGGCAATGGATATTGAAGGGCTTGGAGACAAACATATTGAGCAGTTTGTTGATGACGGCCTTATAATGGATGTTGCTGATTTGTATTATATTAAAAAGTCTGACCTTTTAAAACTTGAAAGATGGGCTGAAAAATCGGCGGATAACTTGATTGATGCGATTGAAAAGAGCAAAACACCTACACTTCCAAGGCTCATCTATGGCCTCGGCATAAGGCAGGTGGGGGAACACATGGCGCATGTCCTTGCAGAGGAATTCGGAACCCTTGAGGCAATTATGGAGGCAGACAAAGATAGATTACTATCTGTCCGTGATATCGGGCCTGAAACAGCAGAGAGCATCTATGATTTCTTTCAGGAGCCGCACAACAGGAAAGTTATTGAAAAACTAAAAAAGGCAGGTGTTGTAGTTTCTCAAATGAAAATGCGGGTGCCCTCTGGGCGCGGAAAACTATCCGGCAAGACTTTTTTATTTACAGGCGCACTGGAATCTTTTTCAAGGGATAAGGCAAAAGAGCTTGTGGAGAAACATGGGGGTAAGGTAGCCGCAGGCATAAGCAAGGGTGTTGATTATGTGGTCGTCGGAACAGAGCCAGGCTCAAAATATGATGAGGCAAAAAAAAAGGGACTTAAGATAATTACAGAGGAGGAGTTTAAAAAGATAGTGGATTAA
- a CDS encoding response regulator, translating into MGIDQKTVLIADSNRVDILRLSLLLKRLDYSVLTVLNCFDVIKKTAVFNPDIVLISIRMSDMDSTACMEHIKKDAHLKAIPFVTMGEKSDANALEDSLKKGAAAHIFKPLSPTSLYRLVQKITEKKPRENVRARIIFKTTILYQNIRRVSFASNLSEAGVFIRSIKPIPVGTKVSISMDLPSAKPIELEGVVINIVEFNRDSFIEPGMSIRFANIDKNIQLGLRKFIEEQLTYDLDPNLEL; encoded by the coding sequence ATGGGTATTGATCAAAAAACTGTGCTGATAGCTGACAGCAACCGGGTAGATATTCTGCGCTTGTCCCTCCTGCTTAAAAGATTGGACTATTCTGTGCTTACAGTTTTAAACTGTTTCGATGTTATAAAGAAAACAGCCGTTTTCAACCCTGATATTGTGCTTATAAGTATCAGGATGTCTGATATGGACAGCACCGCATGTATGGAACACATTAAGAAGGATGCACATTTGAAAGCAATACCTTTTGTGACCATGGGTGAAAAATCTGATGCAAATGCCCTGGAAGACAGTCTTAAGAAAGGGGCAGCCGCACACATATTCAAGCCATTAAGCCCTACTTCGCTTTACCGCCTTGTCCAAAAGATAACAGAAAAAAAGCCGAGGGAAAATGTAAGGGCCAGAATTATATTTAAAACTACTATTTTATATCAAAACATCAGGAGGGTGTCTTTCGCAAGCAATTTGTCTGAAGCCGGGGTCTTTATACGGTCAATTAAACCTATTCCAGTTGGTACAAAGGTTTCCATTTCCATGGACCTTCCTAGCGCAAAACCTATTGAGCTTGAAGGTGTTGTTATCAATATAGTTGAGTTCAATAGAGACAGCTTTATAGAGCCGGGCATGAGTATCCGCTTTGCCAACATAGATAAAAATATACAGCTTGGCTTAAGAAAGTTTATAGAGGAACAGCTAACATACGACCTGGATCCAAATCTTGAGCTATAA
- a CDS encoding ComF family protein, producing MIQFQALMLKGFLNLLLPPICPLCSSDALDGRFCQKCLDSVSLITGPICICCGRPFVSQECESHLCWECIKKPEKIAFSTARSFFVYKGALLDAIHMFKYNGKTSLAKPLIAIIADSQPVFEKTGLLFNSHDLIVPVPLHKKRLKERGFNQSLILAKGLAEIYNLPVDYLNLKRIRETDPQINLKGEDRINNVRGAFAAEDTAAFKDKRVLLIDDVYTTGATVLECSRVLKKAGAKNIDVVTLARVANL from the coding sequence TTGATACAATTCCAGGCGCTTATGCTGAAAGGATTTTTAAATCTGCTCCTGCCGCCAATATGTCCTCTATGCAGCAGCGATGCCCTTGACGGCAGATTTTGCCAAAAATGCCTTGACAGCGTAAGCCTGATTACAGGCCCAATCTGCATTTGCTGCGGCAGACCTTTCGTTTCACAGGAATGTGAATCGCATCTGTGCTGGGAATGCATAAAAAAACCTGAGAAAATAGCTTTTTCAACGGCAAGGAGTTTTTTTGTATATAAAGGGGCTTTGTTAGATGCCATCCATATGTTTAAGTATAATGGCAAAACCTCTCTGGCAAAGCCTCTGATAGCGATAATAGCTGACTCGCAACCTGTTTTTGAAAAAACCGGATTATTATTTAACAGCCATGATTTGATAGTCCCTGTGCCTTTGCATAAAAAAAGACTTAAAGAACGCGGTTTCAATCAATCGCTAATTCTGGCAAAAGGGCTTGCCGAGATATACAACCTGCCTGTAGATTATCTGAACCTTAAGAGAATACGCGAAACAGACCCGCAGATAAATCTGAAGGGGGAGGACAGGATAAATAATGTCAGGGGCGCTTTTGCGGCAGAAGACACGGCGGCCTTTAAAGATAAAAGGGTCTTGCTTATAGATGATGTCTATACAACCGGCGCGACTGTTCTTGAGTGCAGCAGGGTCTTGAAAAAGGCCGGTGCTAAAAACATAGATGTAGTTACCCTTGCAAGGGTGGCTAATCTGTGA
- a CDS encoding NTF2-like N-terminal transpeptidase domain-containing protein — MEMNRWMLAILMVLHLTFLASHNIYALTSDKEAEKTQQAKSAFNEIVELWYEHKFDSLYDKFADRDKSALSKEKFISRITNEKKRLACCWQKVQDVKVKLYSSGKAVVSAKLGFEDQSNDISYVNAEVPLYLKDEGWKIKVKDMLAASPDMPKHKSKKHIKIK, encoded by the coding sequence ATGGAAATGAATAGATGGATGCTCGCTATATTGATGGTTTTACATCTAACTTTTTTGGCAAGCCATAATATCTATGCCTTGACCAGCGATAAAGAGGCCGAGAAGACACAACAGGCAAAGTCTGCTTTTAATGAGATTGTTGAATTATGGTATGAGCATAAATTTGACAGCCTCTATGATAAATTTGCGGATAGAGACAAGTCTGCGCTGTCAAAAGAAAAATTTATAAGCCGCATAACAAATGAAAAGAAAAGGCTTGCCTGCTGCTGGCAAAAGGTTCAGGATGTAAAGGTTAAATTATATTCTTCAGGCAAGGCAGTTGTATCGGCAAAGCTAGGTTTTGAAGACCAGTCAAATGATATTTCTTATGTTAACGCAGAGGTGCCTCTTTATCTTAAAGATGAAGGATGGAAGATAAAGGTAAAGGATATGCTCGCCGCATCGCCTGACATGCCAAAGCATAAATCAAAGAAGCATATAAAAATAAAATAA
- a CDS encoding slipin family protein yields the protein MILGIGTGTLILIGIIVLILFNAINILKEYERGVVFFLGRYQKVKGPGLVLIFPGIQKMVVMSLRTVTLDIPPQDVITRDNVSIKVNAVVYFRVLAPEKALISVENYLYATSQLAQTTLRSVCGQGEMDELLSAREKINKQLQEILDKQTEPWGVKVALVELKAIDLPDEMKRAMAKQAEAEREKRAKLLHAEGEFNAAQKIVDAANLMSQNPTALQLRYLQALTEIATEKNSTIIFPLPIDLISMFMKQK from the coding sequence ATGATTTTAGGAATAGGCACAGGGACTTTGATTTTAATCGGCATAATAGTATTAATACTCTTCAATGCCATAAACATCCTGAAAGAGTATGAAAGAGGCGTTGTATTCTTCCTCGGAAGATACCAGAAGGTAAAAGGGCCGGGGCTTGTCTTGATATTTCCCGGCATCCAGAAGATGGTGGTGATGAGTTTAAGGACTGTAACATTGGATATCCCTCCGCAGGATGTAATTACGAGAGACAATGTCAGCATCAAGGTAAATGCGGTCGTATATTTCAGGGTTCTTGCCCCTGAAAAGGCGCTTATCAGTGTGGAAAATTATCTCTATGCAACATCCCAGCTTGCCCAGACAACTTTGAGAAGCGTATGCGGCCAGGGAGAGATGGATGAACTCCTCTCAGCAAGAGAGAAGATAAATAAGCAGCTTCAGGAGATTCTGGATAAGCAGACAGAGCCGTGGGGGGTGAAGGTGGCTCTCGTGGAACTGAAGGCAATAGACCTGCCGGATGAGATGAAGAGGGCAATGGCAAAACAGGCAGAGGCAGAGAGGGAAAAGAGGGCAAAACTGCTCCATGCAGAGGGTGAATTCAATGCCGCTCAAAAGATAGTAGATGCAGCTAATCTGATGAGCCAGAATCCGACAGCCCTGCAGCTACGTTATCTCCAGGCATTGACGGAGATTGCTACAGAAAAGAATTCAACCATTATATTTCCATTGCCGATAGATTTAATAAGTATGTTTATGAAACAAAAATAA